A stretch of the uncultured Trichococcus sp. genome encodes the following:
- a CDS encoding amino acid permease has protein sequence MVNNPQLIAQNMQQSLAAPSFFKGTSDSFLLQLPFFIFAITAFGGLDTIASLVDKSGQQRKKFPKALIISAVVIVVLYFGGIMLWSGANDLNVLRETDQFHLGNLMYGLMGSLANNISISFDLSESAQAFLYQAFIRYTAFTLFVAYIGLLSSITYTPLKSLIQGTPKEIWPQFLTKINQKQMPQTALWIQASVVSVCIIGLSLNSTILGALFNQLTYMTNVARAIPYFVVAASYPFYRIKNPGLLKHSLIASHWQGYLCSLSVCTATLIAITFQVYQPFHTGEYVQALLLIIGPILFGLLGSSIYQRFEKKRTQLFLEDNL, from the coding sequence ATGGTGAACAATCCGCAACTCATCGCTCAAAATATGCAGCAGAGCCTGGCCGCCCCGAGTTTCTTCAAAGGGACCAGTGATTCATTCCTTTTGCAGCTGCCCTTCTTTATTTTCGCCATCACCGCATTCGGCGGATTGGACACGATCGCCAGCCTTGTAGACAAATCCGGCCAACAAAGAAAGAAATTTCCGAAAGCATTGATCATCAGCGCTGTGGTCATCGTCGTCCTTTATTTCGGCGGCATCATGCTATGGAGCGGTGCGAATGACCTGAATGTATTGCGTGAAACGGATCAGTTCCATCTCGGAAATTTGATGTACGGTTTGATGGGCAGTCTTGCCAACAACATCAGCATTTCCTTCGATCTGTCGGAATCCGCTCAGGCATTCCTATATCAAGCGTTCATACGCTATACTGCCTTCACCTTGTTTGTAGCCTATATCGGGTTGTTGTCGTCCATCACCTATACGCCATTAAAAAGTTTGATCCAGGGCACGCCAAAAGAAATCTGGCCGCAATTCCTGACAAAAATCAACCAAAAACAAATGCCTCAAACGGCACTTTGGATCCAGGCTTCGGTTGTTTCTGTGTGCATCATCGGATTGTCTTTAAATAGTACCATTTTAGGTGCATTATTCAACCAACTGACCTATATGACGAATGTAGCCCGTGCCATTCCGTATTTCGTCGTAGCCGCAAGTTATCCGTTCTATCGCATCAAGAACCCTGGGCTGCTGAAGCATTCATTGATTGCTTCGCACTGGCAAGGGTACCTTTGTTCACTGAGCGTCTGTACGGCTACCTTGATCGCCATCACCTTCCAAGTCTACCAGCCGTTCCATACCGGAGAATATGTCCAAGCGCTGTTGCTGATCATTGGACCGATTCTGTTCGGGCTTCTCGGCAGCAGCATATACCAAAGATTCGAGAAGAAGCGGACACAATTATTCCTTGAAGACAATCTGTAG